A stretch of the Aegilops tauschii subsp. strangulata cultivar AL8/78 chromosome 4, Aet v6.0, whole genome shotgun sequence genome encodes the following:
- the LOC141021776 gene encoding uncharacterized protein, whose translation MEQRVTALRAGVSHHQDHQRRGHRGGVDRPHQDEPHEESLLPKEATSGGWSMHFDGAFARQGAGASVVLTTHMGDKLYYTVQLCFRHTDKVSNNIVEYEGLIAGLKAATALGVRHIVIKGDSQLLVNFSNKSYKPKDEHMAASLEEVRKLEKLFMGMELQHIPRGDNSELDENAKRASRREP comes from the coding sequence ATGGAACAACGAGTTACAGCTCTTCGAGCTGGAGTTTCTCACCACCAGGACCATCAAAGGCGGGGACATCGCGGCGGAGTGGACAGACCTCACCAAGACGAGCCTCATGAGGAGTCGCTCTTGCCCAAGGAGGCCACCTCCGGAGGCTGGAGCATGCACTTCGACGGAGCCTTTgcgcgccagggcgcgggggctagTGTGGTGCTCACCACGCACATGGGCGACAAGCTTTACTATACAGTGCAGCTCTGCTTCAGGCACACTGacaaggtctccaacaacatcgtcGAATATGAGGGCCTCATCGCTGGGCTCAAGGCCGCTACCGCGCTTGGCGTCAGGCACATCGTCATCAAGGgagactcgcagctcctcgtcaacttctccaacaaaagCTACAAGCCGAAAGATGAGCACATGGCAGCTTCTCTGGAGGAGGTGCGTAAGCTCGAGAAGCTCTTCATGGGCATGGAGCTCCAGCACATCCCTCGCGGTGACAACAGCGAGCTTGACGAGAATGCCAAACGCGCATCTCGTCGCGAGCCCTAG